CGTTCCACGCCGGCATGGCGCGCCGCCCCGACGCCTACTAGCCGCGACCGACGGCTGCCGACCGCTACTCGTACTTGCTGTCGTCGCGCTTCGGGTCCCTATCGCGGTTCCCCGGGCGCGCCCGCTCGTTCTGGTCGCCGCGCTGGTTGCCGCCCTGCTTGCTGTGGAGCTTCTGCTCCAGCTTCTCCTGGTGCGACGCGTTCTTCGGCACCTCCGCGCGCTGCTTGCTCGCGCCGGTCGTCGCGTGCATCTCGCTCGGCGACTTGCCCTGCTCGCGCGCCTCGCGCGCGGCGGCGCGTCGCTGCTCGTTGTTCCCTTCCATGTTGCGCTTCTGGCCGGCCATCTGGACCTCCGGGTGACGTCTGGTGGACCGGCTTCCCGAGTCAACATCCGTACCCGGGGCCGCTCCCCGCACGGAATGGCTCGGCATGCCCTGCCGGCGCCCGCGGCCGCGGGCTAGTGTTGCGGCATGGCCGACGACGACGCTCCGCTTCCCCTGGATCCGCACGCGGTCCCCGACTGGCTGCTCGGCCGCTGGCGGCTGCTGCGCGCCGAGAGCGCGCTCGACTTCGCGCCGGGCGTGTGCATGGACTTCCGCCGCGGCGGGCGGCTCCTCTACTCGTTCTCGGTCGAGGGGCACGCGCAGACGGTGCCGCTGATCTACCAGGTGGAGGGCGACGTGCTCCGCACCGACAACCCCGCCGCCACACACGCGGTCGAGACGCACTACGCGCTCGGTGCCGGCGGCGTGCTCGTGCTCGACTTCTCGGGCGCGCGCGCGTGGTTCGTGAAGGAGACGTGACCCACGGCGCGTTCTTCCAGGACGCGCCGCGCGTCGGCGATCCCTGGGCCGACGACGCCGCGCTGCAGGCCGCGCTGCGTCGCCTGCTGCCGGCGGACGTGCTCGCGACCGCGACGCCGGAGCTCGCACGGCTCGGCGCGCGCGCGGGCGGCGACCTGCTCGCGCTGGCCGACGCGGCGGAGGCCGCGCCGCCGCGCCACGTGCCGTACGACGCGTGGGGCCGCCGCGTCGATCGCATCGAGGTCAGCGACGCGTGGCGCGCGCTCGACCGCGCGAGCGCGGAGGAGGGCATGGTCGCGGTCGCGTACGAGCGGCCGTGGGGCGCGGCGTCGCGCGTCGTGCAGATGGCGATGCTGCACCTCTTCCATCCGTCGTCGGCGATCTACAGCTGCCCGCTCGCGATGACCGACGGCGCCGCGCGCTGCCTGTCGCTGATGGCGGGCGACGACGCGGTGCTGCGCGACGCGCTCGCGCACCTCACGTCGCGCGATCCCGCCGCGTTCTGGACGTCGGGGCAGTGGATGACCGAGCGCACCGGCGGCTCCGACGTGTCGATGACCGGCACGCGCGCCGAGCCCGCGGACGACGGCGCGTGGCGGCTGCACGGCACCAAGTGGTTCACGTCCGCGACGACGTCGCAGATGACGATGACGCTCGCGCGGCTGCCGGGCGCGCCCGACGGCAGCCGTGGGCTGTCGCTGTTCTTTGTTCCGCTCGCGCGCGACGCCGAGGGGCGCCTGCCCGGCCTCGTCGTGCACCGGCTGAAGGAGAAGCTGGGCACGCACGCGCTGCCGACGGCGGAGCTCACGCTCGACGGCACGCCCGCGCGGCTGGTCGGCGGCGCGGGCGAGGGCGTGCGGCGCATCGCCACGCTGTTCAACGTCACGCGCGTCTGGAACGCCGCCTGCGCGGCCGGCGGGATGCGGCGCGCGGTGACGCTCGCGCGCGACTACGCCTCGCGGCGCGTCGCGTT
This is a stretch of genomic DNA from Roseisolibacter agri. It encodes these proteins:
- a CDS encoding acyl-CoA dehydrogenase family protein produces the protein MTHGAFFQDAPRVGDPWADDAALQAALRRLLPADVLATATPELARLGARAGGDLLALADAAEAAPPRHVPYDAWGRRVDRIEVSDAWRALDRASAEEGMVAVAYERPWGAASRVVQMAMLHLFHPSSAIYSCPLAMTDGAARCLSLMAGDDAVLRDALAHLTSRDPAAFWTSGQWMTERTGGSDVSMTGTRAEPADDGAWRLHGTKWFTSATTSQMTMTLARLPGAPDGSRGLSLFFVPLARDAEGRLPGLVVHRLKEKLGTHALPTAELTLDGTPARLVGGAGEGVRRIATLFNVTRVWNAACAAGGMRRAVTLARDYASRRVAFGKLLRDHPLHAETLAAMEVEARGALQLVLHVAALLGREECGLASDGERAALRLLTPVAKLFTGKQAVAVASEALEAFGGAGYVEDTGLPRLLRDAQVLAIWEGTTNVLALDVLRAIEREDALAPHLADLQERLRALPASDALAPSVAVVGAALGQLGAHAAALAAAPRADVEAGARSFAIALGRATIGVLLLEQAAWSATDPAGACDAAAASAAARRWCATLPPPVAFAAEQRAEADALLGRVPVTG